A portion of the Colius striatus isolate bColStr4 chromosome 1, bColStr4.1.hap1, whole genome shotgun sequence genome contains these proteins:
- the C1H3orf38 gene encoding uncharacterized protein C3orf38 homolog, giving the protein MASAGLSAREQAGCRELLELLETQELMALTDTVTNRLVHPESRQEAIHAILVYSQNVEELLRRRKVYREIIFRYLAAQGISVPPSSEKHLLIDRVKQYWSGQFAPGVSNSGERKPYAESHGETQKSAQEDLHDLAEEFCQWFFELLNSQHPLGVKSEEGWGPQHFWENAKMKLCYNTLEKNMEEYVGAEMVSLRLLSLVKEEYLQFNPNLHANGLKCAMSPHGLVLVAVAGTVLRDNACLGIFELIFGLISCPIRKNTWKIKVVNLQVVGQNALEPGMQIEKPSIKYGSKQLQEFYDGKELTVSGSEVLSNFFVAE; this is encoded by the exons ATGGCGTCGGCGGGGCTGAGCGCGCGGGAACAAGCCGGGTGCCGTGAGCTCCTCGAGCTTCTTGAGACGCAGGAGCTGATGGCGCTGACGGATACCGTCACTAACCGTCTGGTGCACCCAGAGAGCCGCCAAG AAGCCATTCATGCCATTTTGGTTTACAGCCAAAATGTAGAAGAACTTTTGAGACGCAGAAAAGTCTACCGAGAAATAATTTTTAGGTATTTAGCAGCACAAGGAATTTCAGTGCCTCCTTCCTCTGAGAAACATCTACTCATTGATCGTGTAAAGCAGTACTGGAGTGGGCAGTTTGCACCAGGTGTATCAAACTCAGGAGAGAGAAAACCTTATGCAGAG AGTCATGGAGAGACACAAAAGTCTGCACAAGAAGACCTTCATGACCTAGCAGAAGAATTCTGTCAATGGTTCTTTGAACTCCTGAATTCTCAGCATCCCTTAGGAGTAAAATCTGAAGAAGGGTGGGGACCACAGCATTTCTGGGAGAATGCCAAAATGAAGTTATGTTACAacacattagaaaaaaacatggaaGAATATGTTGGTGCAGAAATGGTGAGCCTTCGACTGCTCTCCTTAGTTAAAGAAGAATACCTTCAGTTCAACCCTAATTTGCATGCTAATGGACTGAAATGTGCCATGTCTCCACATGGGTTGGTACTGGTAGCAGTGGCTGGCACAGTACTTAGAGACAACGCTTGCTTGGGAATCTTTGAACTAATTTTTGGACTCATTAGCTGTCCTATTAGGAAGAATACctggaaaataaaagttgtGAATCTTCAAGTAGTTGGTCAGAATGCACTGGAGCCTGGGATGCAAATTGAAAAACCCTCCATAAAATACGGTTCAAAGCAACTGCAAGAGTTTTACGATGGGAAAGAATTGACTGTTTCAGGCTCAGAAGTTCTCAGCAATTTTTTCGTGGCTGAGTGA